The following are from one region of the Deltaproteobacteria bacterium genome:
- a CDS encoding arginine--tRNA ligase: MRAKIAGLVEEALRAAVEDGELKAADFPEIILEKPKREEFGDFATNVAMLLASSQRRPPREIAATLARRIAGAEGVERCEVAGPGFINIFLEKSFWAAVLAEIARRGRDFGRSAAGRGRRVQVEFVSANPTGPLHIGHGRGAAIGDSLANLLEAAGFDVTREYYLNDVGRQMNTLAESVRLRYLEMLGREIDFPDDHYRGDYIRDIARDVVAKHGDRFLDEPEERCRDFFRDFAKEAILEGIKKDLKDFGVCFDVWYSEASLHERGVVAETIGELRRRGHVYDKDGATWLATSALGDDKDRVLVKADGSLTYFASDIAYHREKLERGFDEIIDIWGADHHGYGPRMKALFRALGCDEGRLRIVFIQLVSLTRGGEPVAMSTRAGEFVTLRDVMDEVGSDACRFFFLMRKSDAHLEFDLDLAKSQAPENPVYYVQYCHARICSIGAFAAEKGFTAPSQPSPRVLARLAEKDELRIIRHLSLFEEVVVRSAEEAEPHRMTFYLRELAGLFHSYYNHTRVVTDDDELTAARLLLCSAVRTVIANGLGLIGVSAPEKM; the protein is encoded by the coding sequence AAGCCCAAGAGAGAGGAGTTCGGCGACTTCGCCACCAACGTGGCCATGCTCCTGGCCTCCTCGCAGCGCCGCCCGCCCCGCGAGATCGCCGCAACCCTGGCCCGGCGTATCGCCGGGGCCGAGGGCGTGGAGCGGTGCGAGGTCGCAGGTCCGGGCTTCATAAACATCTTTCTCGAAAAGAGTTTCTGGGCCGCCGTGCTCGCCGAGATAGCCCGGAGAGGCCGCGACTTCGGCCGCAGCGCGGCGGGCCGGGGGCGGAGGGTCCAGGTGGAGTTCGTGAGCGCCAACCCCACCGGTCCTCTCCACATAGGCCACGGCCGCGGCGCCGCCATAGGAGACTCGCTCGCCAACCTGCTCGAGGCCGCCGGCTTCGATGTGACCCGCGAGTACTACCTCAACGACGTGGGCCGCCAGATGAACACCCTGGCCGAGTCGGTGAGGCTCCGCTACCTGGAGATGCTCGGCCGGGAGATAGACTTCCCCGACGACCACTACCGGGGAGACTATATAAGGGACATCGCCAGGGACGTGGTGGCCAAGCACGGCGACCGCTTCCTCGACGAGCCCGAGGAGCGGTGCCGGGACTTCTTCCGGGATTTCGCAAAGGAGGCGATCCTCGAGGGCATCAAAAAAGACCTAAAGGATTTCGGCGTCTGTTTCGATGTATGGTATAGCGAGGCCTCGCTTCACGAGCGGGGAGTGGTGGCCGAGACCATCGGGGAGCTGAGGCGCCGGGGGCACGTCTACGACAAGGACGGCGCCACGTGGTTGGCCACCTCGGCCCTCGGCGACGACAAGGACAGGGTGCTCGTCAAGGCCGACGGCTCGCTCACCTACTTCGCCTCGGACATCGCCTACCACCGCGAGAAACTGGAGCGGGGTTTCGACGAGATAATAGATATCTGGGGGGCCGACCACCACGGCTACGGACCGAGGATGAAGGCGCTCTTCAGGGCGCTGGGATGCGACGAGGGCAGGCTGCGCATCGTCTTCATCCAGCTCGTGAGCCTTACGCGCGGCGGTGAGCCGGTGGCCATGTCCACGCGGGCCGGAGAGTTCGTGACGCTGCGCGACGTGATGGACGAGGTGGGAAGCGACGCCTGCCGCTTCTTCTTCCTCATGAGGAAGTCCGACGCCCACCTGGAGTTCGATCTCGACCTGGCCAAGAGTCAGGCGCCGGAGAACCCCGTCTACTACGTGCAGTACTGCCACGCCCGCATATGCAGCATAGGGGCCTTTGCCGCGGAGAAGGGGTTTACGGCTCCCTCGCAGCCTTCGCCCCGGGTGCTGGCGAGGCTTGCGGAGAAGGACGAGCTCAGGATCATAAGACACCTCTCGCTCTTCGAGGAGGTGGTGGTGCGGAGCGCCGAAGAGGCTGAGCCCCACAGGATGACCTTCTACCTGCGCGAGCTGGCCGGCCTCTTCCATTCCTACTATAACCACACCCGCGTGGTGACCGACGACGACGAGCTCACGGCGGCCAGGCTTCTGCTCTGCTCGGCCGTGCGCACCGTCATCGCAAACGGCCTCGGGCTCATAGGGGTCTCGGCGCCTGAGAAGATGTAG